The following proteins are co-located in the Rattus norvegicus strain BN/NHsdMcwi chromosome 19, GRCr8, whole genome shotgun sequence genome:
- the LOC134483226 gene encoding disks large homolog 5-like isoform X1: protein MFSLLRKRFGRGNVDFGETRVKESGLSSQSNDGQRQHFWGMCNAGRETSSPETALSKNQAKKEKERLIEELRLITEERNDLRDRLRFLTERSKNYRPHFRPNPYYEGLERMEEAVMSILHNLEMENTEIHENSQKLKKEMTFSRNLLSQLLMENTCKKKLVPLKQGSKEGHLDCALNQKYLVDFNKKDKDQQRPDPASSGLRKCKRAGIGHTPVRELPEE, encoded by the exons atgttttcccttcttcgcaagcgttttgggagggggaacgttgattttggagagactagagtgaaggagtctggcctttcatctcaaagtaatgatggacaaagacagcacttctggggaatgtgta acgctgggagagaaacatcatcccctgaaactgccctaagcaagaatcaggccaagaaggaaaaggagaggctgattgaagagctgcggctcattaccgaggagagaaatgacctgagagatcgcctgaggttcctgacagagagatccaagaaCTACAG gccacacttcaggccaaatccatattatgaaggcctggagagaatggaggaggcggtcatgtcaattctgcacaacttagagatggagaacactgagatccatgagaacagccagaagctgaagaaggagatgaccttctctag aaacctgctcagccagctcctgatggagaacacatgcaagaagaagttggtcccactgaagcaggggagcaaggagggacatcttgattgtgcactgaaccagaaatatttggttgacttcaacaagaaagataaagaccagcaacgtccagacccagcatcatctg gtctcagaaagtgcaagagagctggaattggacacaccccagtaagagagcttcctgaagaatga
- the LOC134483433 gene encoding disks large homolog 5-like — protein sequence MFARLLRRFGRVDVDREESRVKQTKPKAACRQTSSPENVLNKVQANEEEERLNRELELTTKERNELTDRLLYVTGGSMSKSPYFRPNPFYENLKIKEKEVMSLLHNLDTKNIEHREKFQELKKEINFYR from the exons atgtttgcccgtcttctcaggcgctttgggagagttgatgttgatagagaagagtctagagtgaagcaaacgaaacctaaag cggcctgcagacagacgtcatcccctgaaaatgtcctaaacaaggtgcaggccaacgaggaagaggagaggctgaatagagaactggagctaactaccaaggagagaaatgagctgacagatcgcctcctttatgtgacaggtggatccatgagcaagag cccctacttcaggccaaatccattttatgaaaacttgaagataaaggagaaagaggtcatgtcattactgcacaacttagacacaaagaacattgaacatcgtgagaaatttcaggagctcaagaaggagattaacttctatcggtaa